The following are encoded together in the Panicum virgatum strain AP13 chromosome 6K, P.virgatum_v5, whole genome shotgun sequence genome:
- the LOC120713934 gene encoding BTB/POZ and MATH domain-containing protein 1-like: protein MTAPTTVSTCTAVTEQGKHVFEIFDYSKHRGIGNGEFIMSGTFSVGGFDWAIRFYPDGFHTASMNYISVYLELLSKDTRARASCDLSLVDQTTGLPTSVSKTDLRVFNSGDLSRFSPQTASFMQRGVFEASPYLRDDHLTIQCITTVRRGPHVSAPVLLNEIEVPPSNIGEHLWNFLDAEEGVDVRFIVGGETFAAHKLVLAMRSPVFKARLFGRMREAKEQLVTIEEMQPEVFRALLHFIYTDSLPDMDALDGDVEREMIQHLLVAADRYAVDRLKLVCQSILRKNIDVETVSATMALAYQHNCDRLKDICLEFITSSSSVMDSVVATQGYKNLKTTCPSALVDLFEKSRKLHKA, encoded by the coding sequence ATGACGGCTCCCACGACAGTGTCGACGTGCACCGCGGTGACGGAGCAAGGCAAACATGTCTTCGAGATCTTTGATTACAGCAAGCATCGGGGTATAGGTAACGGGGAGTTCATCATGTCAGGAACATTCTCCGTCGGTGGATTCGACTGGGCCATCCGCTTCTACCCCGACGGATTCCACACGGCCAGCATGAATTACATCTCAGTTTACCTCGAGCTCCTGAGCAAGGACACCAGAGCGCGGGCCAGCTGCGACCTGAGCCTGGTCGACCAGACCACCGGGCTGCCGACGTCAGTGAGCAAGACGGATCTGAGGGTGTTCAATTCCGGTGATCTTAGCAGATTTTCTCCACAGACTGCCTCTTTCATGCAGCGGGGCGTGTTCGAAGCATCGCCGTACCTTCGGGATGATCACCTCACCATCCAATGCATTACAACTGTAAGGAGAGGACCACATGTATCTGCGCCTGTGTTACTGAATGAAATTGAGGTCCCGCCATCCAACATAGGGGAGCATCTTTGGAACTTTTTGGATGCAGAGGAGGGAGTGGATGTCAGATTCATTGTTGGGGGAGAGACATTTGCAGCGCACAAGCTGGTGCTTGCGATGAGGTCACCAGTTTTCAAAGCGCGGCTGTTTGGGCGAATGAGGGAGGCGAAGGAACAGCTAGTGACCATCGAAGAGATGCAACCGGAAGTTTTTAGAGCCCTGCTGCATTTCATCTATACCGATTCTTTACCTGACATGGATGCTCTGGATGGAGATGTCGAGAGAGAAATGATCCAGCATTTGCTCGTGGCTGCTGATAGATATGCTGTCGACAGGCTCAAATTGGTATGCCAAAGCATTCTTCGTAAGAATATTGATGTGGAGACTGTATCAGCTACAATGGCATTGGCTTATCAGCATAACTGCGACAGGCTTAAAGATATTTGCCTAGAGTTTATCACCAGCTCATCAAGTGTGATGGATTCAGTGGTAGCAACCCAAGGTTATAAGAATCTGAAGACAACCTGCCCTTCTGCACTAGTAgatttatttgagaagtcaagGAAGCTACATAAAGCATAA